Proteins from one Canis aureus isolate CA01 chromosome 20, VMU_Caureus_v.1.0, whole genome shotgun sequence genomic window:
- the IL2 gene encoding interleukin-2, producing the protein MYKMQLLSCIALTLVLVANSAPITSSSTKETEQQMEQLLLDLQLLLNGVNNYENPQLSRMLTFKFYTPKKATEFTHLQCLAEELKNLEEVLGLPQSKNVHLTDTKELISNMNVTLLKLKGSETSYNCEYDDETATITEFLNKWITFCQSIFSTLT; encoded by the exons ATGTACAAAATGCAACTCTTGTCTTGCATCGCACTGACGCTTGTACTTGTCGCAAACAGTGCACCTATTACTTCAAGCTCTACAAAGGAAACAGAGCAACAGATGGAGCAATTACTGCTGGATTTACAGTTGCTTTTGAATGGAGTTAAT AATTATGAGAACCCCCAACTCTCCAGGATGCTCACATTTAAGTTTTACACGCCCAAGAAG GCCACAGAATTTACACACCTTCAATGTCTAGCAGAAGAACTCAAAAACTTGGAGGAAGTGCTAGGTTTACCTCAAAGCAAAAACGTTCACTTGACAGACACCAAGGAATTAATCAGCAATATGAATGTAACACTTCTGAAACTAAAG ggaTCTGAAACAAGTTACAACTGTGAATATGATGACGAGACAGCAACCATTACAGAATTTCTGAACAAATGGATTACCTTTTGTCAAAGCATCTTCTCAACACTGACTTGA